In the genome of Shewanella denitrificans OS217, the window GAAGATGTTGGACTAAATGGCTCGAGTTGATTGATTAAATTAGGCTGCAGATATGCTACGCCCAAAAAGACATCGTCCTATTGAACAATCGTAGGTGTCACTCTGGATGTTAGTGCAATGGCCGAGTTCACTGATTAAGCTTTTAAACTAACAGGTACTCAACACTAAAAAGGTGAACTAGGACGCTTTACGAGATGACCGTCCGCCCCATGGACGGGGCGTTCGAGCATCCAAGGATGGACTTGCTGCGTGTCGTCAAGTGAGGTGGCATAGCGAGCCTGTACAGCAGAAAACTACAGAGTATTGCTTGATGTTATCTAGCCGAACATTAATGTGCCAAATGTTAATGGTAGAGCATCTTTTTACTGAACAAGCGGCGTCACTCGGGACGTTAGTGCAATGACCGAGCTCGCTGATTGAACTTATTCCAATACGCTTTGGAGCATAAAAAAGCCTCGCATTGCGAGGCTTTTAAACTATTTAATCTCTCGTCCCAAAATGAGTCTCAAGATCAACGGTAGAATAGTTTAGAACGGGATATCGTCATCCCAACCGTCGTCCAAATCTGGAGTGAAGTTTTGCTGCGGCTGTGCTTGCGGCGCTGGGCGCTGAGCAGGAGCGGCTTGCTGATAACCACCGCCTTGCTGTGGTGCCTGCTGAGGCTTAGGCGCATAGCTAGGCTGCTGCGGTGCTTGCTGTGGCTGTTTATAAGCACCCGCAGCCTGCTGCGGCGCATTGTATTGTTGATTTGGTGTTGCAACTGGGCGCTGAGCCTGTGGTGCAGGAGCTGGAGCGGCATACTGGTTCTGTGCTGGGGCGCTATAGCCACCCTCTTGTGAACCTTGTGAGCCCGCTTGGCTTGGTCCCTGATTTTGGTTACGGCTACCTAGCATCTGCATGCTACCGCTTTGATCGACAACGATTTCGGTGGTGTACTTGTCTTGACCGCTTTGATCTTTCCACTTACGTGTCTGCAATTTGCCTTCTAAATACACTTGCGAACCTTTACGTAGGTATTCACCAGTGATTTCAGCCAACTTACCGAACATGACCACACGGTGCCATTCGGTACGCTCTTGTTGCTGGCCTTGTTGATCTTTCCATGACTCGCTGGTCGCCACTGTAATATTGGCAACAGCATTGCCATTAGGCATGTAGCGTACTTCTGGATCTTGGCCTAAATTGCCTACAATAATGACTTTATTAACACCGCGACTGGCCATCGAAATCTCCTGAATTTCTTGTTACCACTAAATAGTGATTAAACTAATTTTAGCGAAAAATAGACGAATAATAATGATCGTTTTAGATCTAATGTGCAGAGCCTAACACAGCTCGGGCTTTGCTTAAATCGAAATGAGAGTCGACTTTTAAATAAGCCACCTTCTCTTCTAGCACCACCATGGCCTCGACTACGCCCTCAAGCTGAGATAATTGCGCTGCCATACTTAAGGCATGGGGTTTATCGGTAATATGGGCTTCTAGAGTAACACTCTTTAATAGCACAGGTTTTTCCATGCCAAAACTTAAAAACAGCCAAATAACCATCAAGGCACTGGCGACAAAAAACACCCCTTCGGCGCCTAAATATTGATAAGCGCCGCCACCTAACATGCCGCCACAAAATGCGCCTAAAAATTGACTGGTTGAATAGACCCCCATGGCAGATCCCTTCTCGCCTACTGGACTGAATTTGGCGATTAAACTTGGCAGTGAGGCCTCTAAATAGTTAAAGCCGGTAAAAAATAGCACTACGGCGGCACTCAATAACCACAAGTTTTGCGCATATAAGCCCATCAACAACAAAGAAAGCATCATGATAACCAAAGACAGCTGGAACATGGTCTTAGTATTGTTGCGCTTAACCCCTATGATGATCATAGGCACCATAAGCACAAAAGCCGCCACAAAAGCCGGGAAGTACAGCAGCCAATGTTGCTCTTTCACTAAGCCCGCATCCACCAAATTAAAGGGCAGCGCCACAAATACTGCCGTCAGCACTAAGTGCAAAATAAAGATACCGGCATCGAGCCTAAATAATTGTGGGTCCAGTAGCATACGCCTAAGTTTGGCTGGTGCCGCTAAGGTATCCCCTTTGGGAGCCTGTGAAATTGGATTGGGCACTAAGAAGTGCACTATCGCCATGCCCAATACCGCCAGCACTGCGGTCAGCCAGAATATCCCACTTAGGCCTAAATATTGCGCCACTAAGGGCCCGGCCAATAGGGATAATGCGAATGAAAGGCCGATACACATGCCAATAATCGCCATCACTTTAGTGCGCTGTTCATCGCGGGTTAAATCCGCCGCTAAGGCCAATACCGCGGCCGCTATCGCCCCCATACCTTGCACTGCGCGGCCAAAGACCACCCAATAGATGTGATCCGACATGGCGGCGATGATGCTGCCAACAGCAAACAAGACTAAGCCAATTAAGATTATGGGTTTACGGCCATACTTGTCTGACAGTATCCCCATAGGTATTTGCAGCAGGGCTTGGGTTAAGCCATAGGCGCCGATGGCGATTCCCACCCACAAGGGGGAGAAGCCTTCTAAATGCTGACCATAGAGGGCGAAAATTGGCATGATCATAAACAAGCCCATCATTCGCAGGCCAAATACACCGGCAAGGGAAAATGCGACTTTTTTTTCTAGACTCGATAGTCCGTGGTTGGTCATGCAGTTAACCTCTAATTCACGCCTGAAAACTTGATAAAATCTGAATCGCTCATAATCGAGTGGCGCATATTACCACAGGGCGAAGATGTTGCTCAAAAGGAAATATCTATCTTGCGACCCGCTTCATTCTCCACTGAAAAAAATGCCAAAAAACGGCAAAATTTCAGCATAAGTTGTGCGATACTCACAGCCTTGCTTGTGGTACCTATGAGTACCTGTGTTTTTGCCTTCCTTTAAAGCAGCCAAGAGAGTCATTGATGGATAAGATTGAAATACGCGGTGCTAGAACCCACAATCTCAAAAATATTAACCTGACGATACCAAGAGATAAACTCATTGTTATCACAGGCTTATCTGGTTCTGGTAAATCTTCACTCGCCTTCGATACCTTGTATGCAGAAGGTCAGCGCCGCTATGTGGAGTCCTTATCAGCTTATGCTCGCCAGTTCTTAAGCATGATGGAAAAGCCCGATGTGGATCACATCGAAGGCCTAAGCCCAGCGATTTCTATCGAACAGAAATCCACCTCCCACAATCCGCGTTCCACTGTGGGTACTATCACAGAAATTTACGACTATTTACGTTTATTGTTCGCCCGAGTGGGCGAGCCACGCTGCCCAACTCACGGCCAAGCGCTTGCGGCACAAACAGTGAGCCAGATGGTAGACAAGGTGCTGAGCTTGCCCGAAGGCAGCAAACAGATGTTATTGGCCCCCGTGGTCAAGGCCCGCAAGGGTGAGCACGTTAAGTTATTAGAAAGCCTATCGGCTCAAGGTTATATTCGCGCCCGCATCGATGGCGAAGTGTGTGACTTAACTGACCCTCCAACTCTTGAGCTTCACATTAAGCACACCATAGAAGTGGTGGTCGACCGCTTTAAAGTGCGTGAAGACATGAAGCAGCGCCTTGCCGAATCATTCGAAACCGCCTTAGAGCTTTCTGGCGGCATCGCCATCATCGCCTCCATGGAAGCGGACAGCAAAGACGAAGAACTGATATTTTCGGCCAATTTCGCCTGCACTCAATGCGGTTATTCCATGGCCGAGCTTGAGCCCAGAATTTTCTCTTTTAATAACCCCGCCGGCGCTTGCCCTACCTGTGACGGCCTTGGTGTACAGCAGTTCTTCGACCCTGAGCGCATCATTACCGATGATAAGTTGTCTTTAGCGGGCGGCGCCATTCGTGGCTGGGATAAACGCAACTTCTATTATTTCCAAATGCTCACCTCCTTAGGGGAACATTATAAATTTGATGTGGATACCCCTTACGCCAAACTCAGTGACAAGATCAAAAAAATCGTCCTCTTTGGCTCAGGTAAGCAGAGCATCGCCTTTAAATACACCAACGATCGCGGCGATGTCGTCAGTCGCAATCACCCCTTCGAAGGCATACTCAATAACATGGACAGGCGCTATCGCGAGACCGAAAGCAATTCGGTGCGTGATGAATTGGCTAAGTTTATGAATAAGCAGCCCTGTAGTAGCTGCCACGGCTCGCGCCTGCGTGAAGAAGCCCGTCATGTGTTTATCGGCGACATTAACTTGCCTATGCTGACCACTTGGTCAATTGGCGAGGCCACTGACTATTTCAATAACGTCACCTTCGAAGGACAGCGAGCGCAAATTGCCGATAAAATCCTTAAAGAAGTCTGCGACCGCTTAGGTTTTCTGGTCAATGTGGGGCTTAATTATTTAAGCTTATCGCGCTCATCTGAATCACTTTCTGGCGGTGAAGCTCAGCGCATTAGGCTTGCAAGCCAAATTGGTGCTGGGCTTGTAGGGGTGATGTACGTGCTGGATGAGCCCTCTATTGGCTTGCATCAACGAGATAACGAGCGCTTACTGCAAACCCTTATTCATCTGCGGGATTTAGGCAATACCGTCATAGTAGTCGAACATGATGAAGATGCCATTCGCATGGCAGACCACATTATTGATATCGGCCCTGGCGCTGGTGTACACGGCGGCGAAGTTATCTGCGCCGGTAATCTTGAGGACATTATCAATTGCGAAGCTTCCATCACTGGGCAATATATTTCTGGCAAGAAGCAAATTCATGTGGGTGACAAGCGCACCCCCATTGATGAAACCAAGCAGATAAAACTCTTTGGTGCCCGCGGCAATAATCTCAAAAACGTCGACTTAAGCATCCCCCTTGGCTTGTTTACCTGCGTGACCGGCGTCTCAGGCTCCGGCAAATCGACGCTTATCAACGATACCTTCTTTAAAATTGCCCATAGGATGCTCAATGGCGCTACCGTTGATGAACCCTCCCCTTATGATCGCATCGAAGGCATGGAGCAGTGCGATAAAGTGGTCGATATCGACCAGAGCCCCATTGGCCGCACGCCGCGCTCAAACCCTGCCACCTACACAGGTATTTTCACCCCAATACGGGAACTGTTTGCTGGCACCCAAGAATCACGTACCCGTGGCTACTTGGTTGGCCGCTTCTCCTTTAACGTCAAAGGCGGTCGCTGTGAAGCCTGCCAAGGCGATGGCTTAATTAAAGTAGAAATGCACTTCCTGCCTGACGTGTACGTGCCTTGTGATAACTGTAAAGGCAAGCGCTACAACCGCGAAACCTTAGACGTGAAATACAAGGGTAAGAACATTCATGAAGTGCTGCAGATGACAGTGGAAGAGGCGCGTGTATTCTTCGATGCTATCCCCTCTATTGCCCGGAAATTGCAAACTCTGATGGATGTCGGCCTGTCTTATATTCGCCTAGGCCAAAGCGCCACTACCTTGTCTGGCGGTGAGGCTCAGCGAGTCAAACTCGCAAAAGAATTATCTAAGCGCGATACCGGCAAAACCTTATACATTTTGGATGAACCGACAACTGGGCTACACTTTGCCGACATTCAGCTATTATTGGATGTATTACATAGACTTAAATCACACGGCAACACCTTGGTTGTGATAGAGCACAACCTAGATGTGATTAAAACCGCCGATTGGATAGTGGATTTAGGCCCAGAAGGCGGCGCCGGAGGCGGCAGCATTTTGGTCACTGGCACTCCAGAAGAGGTGGCTAAATGTAAGCACTCCCACACGGCGCGTTTCTTGAAGCCATTATTAGAAAATCAAAAGTTAGCAAATCAAAAGTTGGTAAATCAAAAGTTGGCTAGTCAAACTATAGCCAGTCAAAAAAAGCAGCCAAAAGCCAAAGCAAAAAAAGAAACTAAGTCGTAAAAAATCAAACTTGAGTCACAAACTTAGTAACAAATAGTGAGGCGCGATGAAAGGATTTTTGAACATTAACTGTGTTTTCCCATCGCGCGGCGCTAAACGCCATGACCGCTGTTTAGCGCCACTCTTTTTAGCCCCTCTACTGCTGCTATTACTCATGCTAAGTGGCTGCGCCTCCACCCCAAGTTGCAATCAGCCGCTTCACACCCTCTGGGTAGACAAGGCGCAGCTCACCCAAGACTTGCAAGTATTAACCAGCAGTGAATTTCAAGGGCGGAAAACCCGTACTCGTGGCGCTAAACTCACCCAAGACTTTCTAGCAAACCGCTTTAAGGCGCTTAATTTAACCCCTTGGCAAGGCAGTTATCACGCACCTTTCGACTACGGATTTTTATTGTCCAGCCGCTCAGGCGTCAATATGATTGGGGTGATCCCAGCTCAAAAGCCCGCTTCTCGCTGGCGAATTATTACCGCCCATTACGATCATTTAGGCAAGCAAGGCAGCCATTATTATCCTGGCGCCGATGACAATGCCTCAGGCGTTGCGGCGCTGCTGAGCATTGCCGCACAGTGGCAGCGTGAACCTATGGAAGAGGTGAATTTGATGTTAGTGGCGACGGATGCAGAAGAGCCCGGCCTTTATGGAGCCTATGGCTTAGTAGAGCAGTTAAAAACTATGCCTGAAATGCAGATAGAACTGGCGCTGAATTTAGACATGATAGGTCACCCCAGTCGTCCGCACGCCATTTACATGGAAGGCGAGCAAAACTTAACCCATTTTGACACCTTAGCCCCGACCCTGACCCAGCACAGCAAGCTTTGCCTTAAGGTCAATCGCTCCAGAGTCAGAGGCGCTAGCAGCCTTAACATAGATTGGCTTAGGGCCTCTGACCATTATGCCTTCCATAAAGCCAATATCCCCTGGCTTTATTTAGGGGTACCACCACATAAGGATTATCACACTGTGAATGACACCTTAGACACCATAAACCTCGATTTTCTCGGCGCCACCACCGAACTTGCATTCACATTAATCCAACTGCCAGTTGAAAAAATAAAGCCTTCAAGCCTTTAACCATTAAAATAGATGCTATTCAGTGAGCTTGTATAGCTATGCTTGTCAAAAATCAGGCCAGTTTTAATCAATATTTAAAAATATATTCAGATTAGCATAGGCAAGTTTAAGAAACGCTGCTATAATTCACCCTTTCTGCGGGAAATCGACACGGGGTTGATTTTCTGTCTGTGAAACTTCCAGCGCGATATTTTGCGCCATCCACAAGGCTACAACCCAATGTCATCCAATGAAAGAACTTTCCGCGAACTCGGCCTGTCT includes:
- the uvrA gene encoding excinuclease ABC subunit UvrA produces the protein MDKIEIRGARTHNLKNINLTIPRDKLIVITGLSGSGKSSLAFDTLYAEGQRRYVESLSAYARQFLSMMEKPDVDHIEGLSPAISIEQKSTSHNPRSTVGTITEIYDYLRLLFARVGEPRCPTHGQALAAQTVSQMVDKVLSLPEGSKQMLLAPVVKARKGEHVKLLESLSAQGYIRARIDGEVCDLTDPPTLELHIKHTIEVVVDRFKVREDMKQRLAESFETALELSGGIAIIASMEADSKDEELIFSANFACTQCGYSMAELEPRIFSFNNPAGACPTCDGLGVQQFFDPERIITDDKLSLAGGAIRGWDKRNFYYFQMLTSLGEHYKFDVDTPYAKLSDKIKKIVLFGSGKQSIAFKYTNDRGDVVSRNHPFEGILNNMDRRYRETESNSVRDELAKFMNKQPCSSCHGSRLREEARHVFIGDINLPMLTTWSIGEATDYFNNVTFEGQRAQIADKILKEVCDRLGFLVNVGLNYLSLSRSSESLSGGEAQRIRLASQIGAGLVGVMYVLDEPSIGLHQRDNERLLQTLIHLRDLGNTVIVVEHDEDAIRMADHIIDIGPGAGVHGGEVICAGNLEDIINCEASITGQYISGKKQIHVGDKRTPIDETKQIKLFGARGNNLKNVDLSIPLGLFTCVTGVSGSGKSTLINDTFFKIAHRMLNGATVDEPSPYDRIEGMEQCDKVVDIDQSPIGRTPRSNPATYTGIFTPIRELFAGTQESRTRGYLVGRFSFNVKGGRCEACQGDGLIKVEMHFLPDVYVPCDNCKGKRYNRETLDVKYKGKNIHEVLQMTVEEARVFFDAIPSIARKLQTLMDVGLSYIRLGQSATTLSGGEAQRVKLAKELSKRDTGKTLYILDEPTTGLHFADIQLLLDVLHRLKSHGNTLVVIEHNLDVIKTADWIVDLGPEGGAGGGSILVTGTPEEVAKCKHSHTARFLKPLLENQKLANQKLVNQKLASQTIASQKKQPKAKAKKETKS
- a CDS encoding MFS transporter, which produces MTNHGLSSLEKKVAFSLAGVFGLRMMGLFMIMPIFALYGQHLEGFSPLWVGIAIGAYGLTQALLQIPMGILSDKYGRKPIILIGLVLFAVGSIIAAMSDHIYWVVFGRAVQGMGAIAAAVLALAADLTRDEQRTKVMAIIGMCIGLSFALSLLAGPLVAQYLGLSGIFWLTAVLAVLGMAIVHFLVPNPISQAPKGDTLAAPAKLRRMLLDPQLFRLDAGIFILHLVLTAVFVALPFNLVDAGLVKEQHWLLYFPAFVAAFVLMVPMIIIGVKRNNTKTMFQLSLVIMMLSLLLMGLYAQNLWLLSAAVVLFFTGFNYLEASLPSLIAKFSPVGEKGSAMGVYSTSQFLGAFCGGMLGGGAYQYLGAEGVFFVASALMVIWLFLSFGMEKPVLLKSVTLEAHITDKPHALSMAAQLSQLEGVVEAMVVLEEKVAYLKVDSHFDLSKARAVLGSAH
- a CDS encoding M20/M25/M40 family metallo-hydrolase, whose translation is MKGFLNINCVFPSRGAKRHDRCLAPLFLAPLLLLLLMLSGCASTPSCNQPLHTLWVDKAQLTQDLQVLTSSEFQGRKTRTRGAKLTQDFLANRFKALNLTPWQGSYHAPFDYGFLLSSRSGVNMIGVIPAQKPASRWRIITAHYDHLGKQGSHYYPGADDNASGVAALLSIAAQWQREPMEEVNLMLVATDAEEPGLYGAYGLVEQLKTMPEMQIELALNLDMIGHPSRPHAIYMEGEQNLTHFDTLAPTLTQHSKLCLKVNRSRVRGASSLNIDWLRASDHYAFHKANIPWLYLGVPPHKDYHTVNDTLDTINLDFLGATTELAFTLIQLPVEKIKPSSL
- the ssb gene encoding single-stranded DNA-binding protein; amino-acid sequence: MASRGVNKVIIVGNLGQDPEVRYMPNGNAVANITVATSESWKDQQGQQQERTEWHRVVMFGKLAEITGEYLRKGSQVYLEGKLQTRKWKDQSGQDKYTTEIVVDQSGSMQMLGSRNQNQGPSQAGSQGSQEGGYSAPAQNQYAAPAPAPQAQRPVATPNQQYNAPQQAAGAYKQPQQAPQQPSYAPKPQQAPQQGGGYQQAAPAQRPAPQAQPQQNFTPDLDDGWDDDIPF